The following are from one region of the Salvia hispanica cultivar TCC Black 2014 chromosome 1, UniMelb_Shisp_WGS_1.0, whole genome shotgun sequence genome:
- the LOC125200583 gene encoding CDT1-like protein a, chloroplastic isoform X1: protein MGKTMEETFAQDMAGKCSGISPSDTQNKEGITEIRPVEEDFSSPTPVKRKERPRIQSKDELAQLPEKYATLLEVFGRLMSSLRLLNLRKKSPTFQNVRRQIEILAGRKFLPSHLAQIKYILPEAVQIDKILVHDEKTKCMKVEMNIRLLSDVVKHHDEDESVYVALSTIFSSRLRDFNAKHPEQVCDIPEAELPDPFNEKRTPIKEYLTSQNLPTLCETEMLNSSHLPPFFQPLFNQKTAIADMETTDIPSPVKSASEVNEVFESVRSSSASYTSANMTETTPMKPLVGNDGLTAVTPAQSTPLRPISSLICDDQNKMTSSHKQSTASAKKALNFASFDGEETVFSHKQKQKSVCPSDLVPLIHQIFQSVKFNPITKAELVHKIIMNSLEFDDHSEIETQMENLEKLAPDWFFKKMAPSGDLMYNVRKVSDLKSVCEKINAM, encoded by the exons ATGGGAAAAACCATGGAGGAAACGTTTGCGCAAGATATGGCGGGAAAATGTTCCGGAATTTCTCCTTCTGATACGCAAAATAAGGAAGGAATTACTGAAATTCGTCCAGTCGAGGAGGATTTTTCGTCTCCGACGCCGGTGAAAAGGAAAGAGCGGCCGCGCATTCAGAGCAAAGATGAGCTGGCTCAGCTTCCAGAGAA GTATGCGACATTATTGGAGGTTTTTGGGCGTCTGATGAGTTCATTGAGGTTGCTAAATCTGCGTAAAAAGAGTCCAACATTTCAGAACGTTAGGCGCCAAATTGAAATCTTGGCTGGAAG AAAATTCCTACCTAGTCATCTTGCACAAATCAAATACATACTTCCTGAAGCAGTTCAAATCGATAAAATTCTCGTTCATGATGAGAAAACCAAGTGCATGAAGGTAGAGATGAATATCAGGTTGCTGTCTGATGTTGTAAAGCATCATGATGAAGATGAATCTGTATATGTGGCTCTGAGCACTATTTTCTCTTCGAGGCTAAGAGACTTTAATGCCAAACATCCTGAG CAGGTGTGTGATATCCCTGAAGCTGAACTACCAGATCCATTCAACGAAAAAAGAACCCCCATTAAGGAATATTTGACCTCTCAGAATTTGCCAACTTTGTGCGAGACAGAGATGTTGAATTCATCTCATCTTCCCCCTTTTTTCCAACCACTCTTCAATCAGAAGACTGCTATTGCAGACATGGAAACAACTGACATCCCTTCACCTGTTAAATCTGCTAGTGAGGTTAATGAAGTGTTTGAAAGCGTGAGGTCATCTTCTGCCTCATATACCTCAGCTAACATGACTGAGACCACCCCTATGAAGCCTTTAGTTGGGAATGATGGTCTTACTGCTGTAACACCAGCACAGTCCACTCCCCTGAGACCAATTTCGTCGCTTATCTGCGATGATCAGAACAAGATGACTTCAAGCCATAAACAGTCCACTGCAAGTGCTAAGAAAGCATTAAATTTTGCTAGCTTTGATGGCGAAGAGACCGTCTTCTCCCACAAGCAAAAGCAAAAATCAGTTTGCCCGTCAGACCTTGTTCCCTTGATCCATCAAATATTCCAATCAGTGAAGTTTAATCCCATTACAAAGGCAGAACTTGTTCATAAAATTATCATGAACAGCCTTGAGTTTGACGATCACA GCGAGATTGAAACACAAATGGAGAATCTTGAGAAGCTGGCCCCAGATTggttttttaagaaaatggcACCTAGTGGTGATCTTATGTACAA TGTGAGGAAGGTTTCTGATCTGAAGTCAGtttgtgaaaaaattaatgctaTGTGA
- the LOC125200582 gene encoding RAP domain-containing protein, chloroplastic, with translation MKTLKASAVSYSISNFQIPSTKPISFIPLLPITNSRAQLSSLSLKTCCVSFTKRGKHSAVETAADEEVDSAAEEEEEEEEKSSNSIATSANWEAQFLGEIKSNGNLSPKKKVKQLNSRLIRENDDMDWCVRARKVALKSIEARGLTAKMERMVTGDKKKKKKKKKKKQPKIDNDDDEDDEFLSDVDDGDEGDVLNFDLDSLDKASHLRQTVSKIAGGMFEEKRERTMETFVERLSQFSGPSDRRKEINLNKLIVEAQTADEVLEATAEVIMAVAKGLSPSPLSPLNIATALHRIAKNMEKVSLMRTHRLAFARRREMSMLVGMAMAALPECSGQGVSNIAWALSKIGGELLYLSEMDRVAEVAVAKVDELNSQNVANLAGAFASMQHSAPELFAELCKRASVLINTFQPQEIAQVLWAFASLNEVADPLLDSLDHAFDGCSVVTNLGDEREAGGNGVPLTVGFTRDQIGNVAWSYAVMGRLDRVFFSHVWRALNHFDGRSISGQHREDVVFASQLHLVMQCLKVEYPELEEALSSELERRIEGTGKTKKFNQKVTSSFQKEVLRLLVSTGLEWIKEYSVDGYTVDAVCLDKKVALEIDGPTHFSRNTGVPLGHTMLKRHYIAAAGWKIVSVSHQDWEELQGEFEQLDYLTRILGDALGYESSNAVIS, from the exons ATGAAGACTTTGAAAGCCTCCGCCGTCAGTTACTCCATCTCAAATTTCCAAATCCCATCAACTAAACCGATTTCCTTCATACCTCTGCTCCCCATTACTAATTCTAGAGCTCAATTGAGCTCCCTTTCTCTCAAGACCTGCTGCGTAAGCTTCACCAAAAGGGGTAAACATTCAGCAGTTGAGACCGCCGCCGATGAAGAGGTTGATAGCgcagcagaagaagaagaagaagaggaagaaaagagCTCCAATTCGATTGCTACTTCAGCCAATTGGGAGGCGCAATTTCTCGGGGAGATAAAATCCAACGGAAATTTATCCCCAAAAAAGAAGGTGAAGCAGCTGAATTCTAGGTTAATTCGAGAAAATGATGATATGGATTGGTGCGTTAGGGCTAGAAAAGTAGCTCTTAAATCTATCGAGGCTAGAGGATTGACGGCCAAAATGGAGAGAATGGTCACCGGcgacaaaaagaagaagaaaaagaaaaagaagaaaaagcagcctaaaattgataatgatgatgatgaagatgatgaatttTTGAGTGATGTTGATGATGGGGATGAGGGTGATGTTctcaattttgatttggacTCTTTGGATAAAGCTAGCCATCTCAGGCAAACAGTGAGCAAGATTGCAGGTGGGATGTTCGAGGAAAAGCGTGAGAGAACAATGGAGACATTTGTCGAGAGGCTTTCGCAGTTTTCGGGGCCTTCCGATCGCCGGAAAGAGATCAACTTGAACAAGTTGATTGTGGAAGCTCAGACTGCAGATGAAGTTTTGGAGGCCACAGCTGAGGTGATCATGGCTGTGGCCAAAGGGCTCAGCCCTTCGCCCCTTTCACCTCTGAACATCGCCACGGCCTTGCACCGGATTGCCAAGAACATGGAGAAGGTGTCGCTGATGAGGACCCACAGGCTGGCATTTGCGCGGAGGAGGGAGATGAGCATGCTTGTCGGGATGGCAATGGCCGCACTGCCAGAGTGCTCTGGGCAGGGGGTTTCCAACATTGCGTGGGCGCTGTCCAAGATTGGCGGGGAGCTTCTTTATCTGTCTGAAATGGACAGGGTGGCTGAGGTGGCCGTGGCAAAAGTAGACGAGCTGAATTCGCAGAATGTTGCTAATTTGGCTGGAGCTTTCGCTTCTATGCAGCATTCTGCTCCGGAGCTCTTTGCAGAGTTGTGCAAGAGGGCTTCGGTTTTGATCAATACTTTCCAGCCTCAAGAAATTGCCCAAGTTTTGTGGGCTTTTGCTTCACTCAATGAGGTTGCAGACCCTTTGCTTGACTCTCTTGATCACGCGTTTGACGGCTGCTCTGTGGTAACTAATCTTGGTGATGAGAGAGAAGCAGGTGGAAATGGTGTCCCTCTAACAGTGGGATTCACCAGAGATCAGATTGGTAATGTAGCTTGGTCATATGCGGTTATGGGGAGATTGGATCGCGTGTTCTTTTCACATGTGTGGAGAGCTTTGAACCATTTTGATGGGCGGAGTATAAGCGGGCAGCATAGGGAAGACGTTGTGTTTGCTTCACAGCTTCACCTAGTGATGCAGTGCCTCAAAGTGGAGTACCCTGAGCTTGAGGAAGCGTTGTCTAGTGAACTGGAGAGGAGAATCGAGGGCACTGGGAAAACTAAGAAGTTCAATCAGAAGGTGACTTCCTCGTTTCAGAAGGAGGTGTTGCGTCTCCTTGTTAGCACCGGGCTGGAGTGGATCAAGGAGTATAGCGTGGATGGCTACACAGTGGATGCAGTCTGTCTTGACAAGAAAGTGGCTCTAGAAATCGATGGGCCAACTCATTTCTCAAGGAATACCG GAGTGCCGTTGGGGCATACTATGCTCAAACGTCATTACATTGCTGCAGCCGGGTGGAAGATCGTCTCCGTGTCTCATCAAGAT TGGGAAGAACTCCAAGGCGAATTCGAGCAGCTGGATTATCTTACAAGGATTCTTGGTGATGCCTTAGGTTATGAGAGCAGCAATGCTGTAATATCCTAG
- the LOC125200583 gene encoding CDT1-like protein a, chloroplastic isoform X2: MGKTMEETFAQDMAGKCSGISPSDTQNKEGITEIRPVEEDFSSPTPVKRKERPRIQSKDELAQLPEKYATLLEVFGRLMSSLRLLNLRKKSPTFQNVRRQIEILAGRKFLPSHLAQIKYILPEAVQIDKILVHDEKTKCMKVEMNIRLLSDVVKHHDEDESVYVALSTIFSSRLRDFNAKHPEVCDIPEAELPDPFNEKRTPIKEYLTSQNLPTLCETEMLNSSHLPPFFQPLFNQKTAIADMETTDIPSPVKSASEVNEVFESVRSSSASYTSANMTETTPMKPLVGNDGLTAVTPAQSTPLRPISSLICDDQNKMTSSHKQSTASAKKALNFASFDGEETVFSHKQKQKSVCPSDLVPLIHQIFQSVKFNPITKAELVHKIIMNSLEFDDHSEIETQMENLEKLAPDWFFKKMAPSGDLMYNVRKVSDLKSVCEKINAM, encoded by the exons ATGGGAAAAACCATGGAGGAAACGTTTGCGCAAGATATGGCGGGAAAATGTTCCGGAATTTCTCCTTCTGATACGCAAAATAAGGAAGGAATTACTGAAATTCGTCCAGTCGAGGAGGATTTTTCGTCTCCGACGCCGGTGAAAAGGAAAGAGCGGCCGCGCATTCAGAGCAAAGATGAGCTGGCTCAGCTTCCAGAGAA GTATGCGACATTATTGGAGGTTTTTGGGCGTCTGATGAGTTCATTGAGGTTGCTAAATCTGCGTAAAAAGAGTCCAACATTTCAGAACGTTAGGCGCCAAATTGAAATCTTGGCTGGAAG AAAATTCCTACCTAGTCATCTTGCACAAATCAAATACATACTTCCTGAAGCAGTTCAAATCGATAAAATTCTCGTTCATGATGAGAAAACCAAGTGCATGAAGGTAGAGATGAATATCAGGTTGCTGTCTGATGTTGTAAAGCATCATGATGAAGATGAATCTGTATATGTGGCTCTGAGCACTATTTTCTCTTCGAGGCTAAGAGACTTTAATGCCAAACATCCTGAG GTGTGTGATATCCCTGAAGCTGAACTACCAGATCCATTCAACGAAAAAAGAACCCCCATTAAGGAATATTTGACCTCTCAGAATTTGCCAACTTTGTGCGAGACAGAGATGTTGAATTCATCTCATCTTCCCCCTTTTTTCCAACCACTCTTCAATCAGAAGACTGCTATTGCAGACATGGAAACAACTGACATCCCTTCACCTGTTAAATCTGCTAGTGAGGTTAATGAAGTGTTTGAAAGCGTGAGGTCATCTTCTGCCTCATATACCTCAGCTAACATGACTGAGACCACCCCTATGAAGCCTTTAGTTGGGAATGATGGTCTTACTGCTGTAACACCAGCACAGTCCACTCCCCTGAGACCAATTTCGTCGCTTATCTGCGATGATCAGAACAAGATGACTTCAAGCCATAAACAGTCCACTGCAAGTGCTAAGAAAGCATTAAATTTTGCTAGCTTTGATGGCGAAGAGACCGTCTTCTCCCACAAGCAAAAGCAAAAATCAGTTTGCCCGTCAGACCTTGTTCCCTTGATCCATCAAATATTCCAATCAGTGAAGTTTAATCCCATTACAAAGGCAGAACTTGTTCATAAAATTATCATGAACAGCCTTGAGTTTGACGATCACA GCGAGATTGAAACACAAATGGAGAATCTTGAGAAGCTGGCCCCAGATTggttttttaagaaaatggcACCTAGTGGTGATCTTATGTACAA TGTGAGGAAGGTTTCTGATCTGAAGTCAGtttgtgaaaaaattaatgctaTGTGA